Proteins from one Embleya scabrispora genomic window:
- a CDS encoding LysR family transcriptional regulator → MTLQQLRYLVAVANFGTMTAAAEALYVAQSALSRALKALEHELGAELFVREGRTVGLTAEGSRVVRLARTVLDTVTAIEDIGRPVGTVSEPTLTVATTSTLAIGHVARLVAAFAAEHPEAPIEVTRHDGREAVLAAVRAGTAAIGVADTPGPGDLRTYRLAETEVVLVSPSDTRLPEPVPWGALHGLPMVLPGRGSERRSQFEAMFAEMGVRPLARCEHNDRVNWVAGVLNGEGSLLWYRDVAEDVFGDSASIRSLDPPLWRGIMLVCREDSRERSARLFVDLARRGGVGEADADRVVPGVRPATGPAPPPARPGRGCP, encoded by the coding sequence GTGACCCTCCAGCAGCTGCGCTACCTCGTCGCCGTCGCGAACTTCGGCACCATGACCGCGGCGGCGGAAGCCCTCTACGTCGCCCAGTCGGCGCTGTCCCGGGCCCTGAAGGCGCTCGAACACGAGCTGGGCGCCGAGCTGTTCGTGCGCGAGGGGCGCACCGTGGGCCTGACCGCCGAGGGCTCCAGGGTGGTCCGGCTCGCCCGCACGGTGCTCGACACCGTCACCGCGATCGAGGACATCGGCCGACCGGTCGGCACGGTGTCCGAGCCGACCCTGACCGTGGCCACCACGTCCACCCTCGCGATCGGCCATGTCGCCCGCCTGGTCGCGGCGTTCGCCGCCGAGCACCCCGAGGCGCCGATCGAGGTGACCCGGCACGACGGGCGCGAGGCGGTGCTCGCGGCGGTCCGCGCGGGTACCGCCGCGATCGGGGTGGCCGACACACCCGGACCCGGCGACCTGCGCACCTACCGGCTCGCCGAGACGGAGGTGGTGCTGGTGTCGCCGTCGGACACCCGGCTGCCCGAACCGGTGCCGTGGGGCGCGCTGCACGGCCTGCCGATGGTGCTGCCCGGGCGCGGCAGCGAGCGGCGCTCGCAGTTCGAGGCGATGTTCGCCGAGATGGGGGTGCGTCCGCTCGCCCGCTGCGAGCACAACGACCGGGTCAACTGGGTCGCGGGAGTACTCAACGGCGAGGGCTCGCTGCTGTGGTACCGGGACGTCGCCGAGGACGTCTTCGGCGACTCGGCCTCGATCCGCTCGCTCGACCCGCCGCTGTGGCGCGGCATCATGCTGGTCTGCCGCGAGGACTCCCGGGAGCGCTCGGCCCGGCTGTTCGTCGACCTGGCCCGCCGCGGCGGGGTCGGCGAAGCGGACGCGGACCGAGTCGTCCCGGGCGTCCGTCCGGCTACAGGACCGGCGCCGCCGCCGGCTCGCCCAGGTCGGGGGTGTCCGTGA
- a CDS encoding glycoside hydrolase family 35 protein: MTTPSLVPSRDGFTLDGRPFRMLAGALHYFRVHPAQWDDRLARLRGLGLNTVETYVAWNLHEPTPGTFDFTGGKDLVAFLRAAERRGLKAIVRPGPYICAEWEFGGLPAWLLKDPGMRLRCSHPPYLAAVDRWLDAVMPLVEPLLAEHGGPVIALQVENEYGSYGNDVAYLRHLVDGMRRRGANGLLFTSDGPTEPMLQGGTVAGVLPTVNFGSRADEAFAALRRWSPDGPPVCMEFWNGWFDHWRDPHHVRDAADAAGVLDDMLAAGGSVNLYMAHGGTNFGLMNGANEHEGVYQPTITSYDYDAPIGEAGELTEKYWAFREVIGRYAPLPDEPPPALPARVKLGEVALPSAAPLLAHVEDLSAPVYSPNTLTMEELDQAYGFTLYRTWVSGPRESAPLFVDGLADRAQVFLDGVPVAVLDRSEGGTASCELSVPAGGARLDLLVENCGRINYGPGLHDRKGITEGVRWERQRLFGWQMYPLPLDAPHGPVLPDASGPIPAGVPVVRTGTFDVATVGDTFVRLDGWTKGLVWINGFLLGRYWSAGPQRTLYVPAPVLREGRNTVTVLELHGPGGAHVTFTDTPDLGEPAAAPVL; the protein is encoded by the coding sequence TTGACCACCCCCAGCCTCGTCCCGAGTCGAGACGGCTTCACCCTCGACGGCAGGCCGTTTCGCATGCTCGCCGGTGCCCTGCACTACTTCCGCGTCCACCCCGCGCAGTGGGACGACCGGCTGGCCCGACTGCGCGGGTTGGGCCTGAACACGGTCGAGACGTACGTCGCCTGGAACCTGCACGAGCCGACCCCGGGCACCTTCGACTTCACCGGCGGCAAGGACCTGGTCGCGTTCCTGCGCGCGGCCGAGCGCCGGGGCCTGAAGGCGATCGTGCGACCGGGCCCCTACATCTGCGCCGAGTGGGAGTTCGGCGGCCTGCCCGCCTGGCTGCTCAAGGACCCGGGGATGCGGCTGCGCTGCTCCCACCCGCCGTATCTGGCCGCGGTGGACCGCTGGCTGGACGCGGTGATGCCGCTGGTCGAGCCGCTGCTCGCGGAGCACGGCGGGCCGGTGATCGCCCTCCAGGTGGAGAACGAGTACGGCAGCTACGGCAACGACGTGGCCTATCTGCGGCACCTGGTCGACGGAATGCGCCGGCGTGGCGCGAACGGGCTGCTGTTCACCTCCGACGGGCCGACCGAGCCGATGCTCCAGGGCGGCACGGTGGCCGGGGTGCTGCCGACGGTGAACTTCGGCTCGCGCGCCGACGAGGCGTTCGCGGCGCTGCGGCGCTGGTCGCCGGACGGGCCGCCGGTGTGCATGGAGTTCTGGAACGGCTGGTTCGACCACTGGCGCGACCCGCACCACGTGCGGGACGCGGCGGACGCGGCGGGAGTGCTCGACGACATGCTCGCGGCCGGCGGGTCGGTGAACCTGTACATGGCGCACGGCGGCACCAACTTCGGGCTGATGAACGGCGCCAACGAGCACGAGGGCGTCTACCAGCCGACCATCACCAGCTACGACTACGACGCGCCGATCGGCGAGGCGGGCGAACTCACCGAGAAGTATTGGGCGTTCCGTGAGGTGATCGGCCGCTACGCGCCGCTGCCCGACGAGCCGCCGCCGGCGCTGCCGGCGCGCGTGAAGCTCGGCGAGGTGGCGCTGCCGTCGGCCGCGCCGCTGCTCGCGCACGTCGAGGACCTGTCCGCGCCGGTGTACTCGCCGAACACGCTGACCATGGAGGAGTTGGACCAGGCGTACGGATTCACCCTGTACCGCACCTGGGTGAGCGGCCCGCGCGAGAGCGCCCCGCTGTTCGTGGACGGACTGGCCGACCGGGCCCAGGTGTTCCTGGACGGGGTTCCGGTCGCGGTGCTCGATCGCAGCGAGGGCGGCACCGCCTCGTGCGAGTTGTCCGTGCCCGCCGGCGGCGCGCGGCTCGACCTGCTGGTGGAGAACTGCGGCCGGATCAACTACGGGCCGGGCCTGCACGATCGCAAGGGCATCACCGAGGGCGTGCGGTGGGAGCGGCAGCGCCTGTTCGGCTGGCAGATGTACCCGCTGCCGCTGGACGCGCCGCACGGGCCGGTGTTGCCGGACGCCTCGGGGCCGATCCCGGCGGGGGTGCCGGTGGTGCGCACCGGCACGTTCGACGTGGCGACGGTCGGCGACACGTTCGTCCGGCTCGACGGCTGGACCAAGGGCCTGGTGTGGATCAACGGCTTCCTGCTCGGCCGCTACTGGTCGGCGGGGCCGCAGCGCACGCTCTATGTGCCGGCGCCGGTGTTGCGCGAGGGGCGGAACACGGTGACCGTGCTGGAGTTGCACGGTCCCGGCGGGGCCCACGTGACCTTCACGGACACCCCCGACCTGGGCGAGCCGGCGGCGGCGCCGGTCCTGTAG
- a CDS encoding ABC transporter substrate-binding protein, which produces MWASTRRGRQTARRAAVAVTVAALTALTACGSDSGDKKDGADKAAQGDKASGGTAQLDFWGWNPAYEKAVSAFNASHPDIRVSYNKVEPGSKGGYAKMLAAVKANNAPCLAQMGYETLPSFLVEGALQDVDKEASAVKAKYSAGAWSQMSVAGKTYGIPVDTGPVAMFYRTDVFAKHNLTPPKTWDEFARQADTVHAADPSVAYSAFGGNDPWWYAGMAWQNGGSWFKPEGETWKVSMTEPGTQKVTQYWQQLLDKKAVSSDPTFTPDWYKRFGDGSVASYVGPVWFTALLEENAKDAAGKWAVAPMPQWDAGGKVTGNIGGSGTAVLKGCKNTKAAVAFADWMSSDPASLTTLVKDAGIYPAATAGATLDAMQQPSAYFGNAKIYDIFKDSAAQAPTGWQWGPTMTQVSADLTDRVGKAGAGNGKLADALTGVQGTTIKAIQDKGLKAAAG; this is translated from the coding sequence ATGTGGGCCAGCACCCGCAGAGGCCGCCAGACGGCCCGCCGCGCAGCCGTCGCGGTCACCGTCGCGGCGCTCACCGCGCTCACCGCCTGCGGTTCGGACTCCGGCGACAAGAAGGACGGCGCCGACAAGGCGGCCCAGGGCGACAAGGCGTCCGGCGGCACCGCACAGCTCGACTTCTGGGGCTGGAACCCGGCCTATGAGAAGGCCGTGAGCGCGTTCAACGCGTCCCACCCCGACATCCGGGTCAGCTACAACAAGGTCGAGCCCGGCTCCAAGGGCGGCTACGCCAAGATGCTCGCCGCGGTGAAGGCGAACAACGCGCCGTGCCTGGCCCAGATGGGCTACGAGACGCTGCCCAGCTTCCTGGTCGAAGGCGCGCTCCAGGACGTGGACAAGGAGGCCTCGGCGGTCAAGGCCAAGTACTCCGCCGGCGCCTGGTCGCAGATGAGCGTCGCGGGCAAGACCTACGGCATCCCCGTGGACACCGGCCCGGTCGCGATGTTCTACCGCACCGACGTGTTCGCCAAGCACAACCTGACCCCGCCCAAGACCTGGGACGAGTTCGCCCGGCAGGCCGACACGGTGCACGCGGCCGACCCGTCGGTGGCCTACTCGGCGTTCGGCGGCAACGACCCGTGGTGGTACGCGGGCATGGCGTGGCAGAACGGCGGCAGCTGGTTCAAGCCCGAGGGCGAGACCTGGAAGGTCTCGATGACCGAACCGGGCACGCAGAAGGTCACCCAGTACTGGCAGCAACTGCTCGACAAGAAGGCCGTCTCCTCGGACCCGACCTTCACCCCCGACTGGTACAAGCGGTTCGGCGACGGCAGCGTGGCCAGCTATGTCGGCCCCGTCTGGTTCACCGCGCTCCTGGAGGAGAACGCCAAGGACGCGGCGGGCAAGTGGGCCGTCGCGCCGATGCCGCAGTGGGACGCCGGCGGCAAGGTCACCGGCAACATCGGCGGCTCCGGCACCGCCGTGCTCAAGGGCTGCAAGAACACCAAGGCCGCGGTCGCCTTCGCCGACTGGATGAGCAGCGACCCCGCGAGCCTGACCACGCTGGTCAAGGACGCGGGCATCTACCCGGCGGCGACCGCCGGGGCGACCCTGGACGCGATGCAGCAGCCGTCCGCCTATTTCGGCAACGCGAAGATCTACGACATCTTCAAGGACTCCGCCGCGCAGGCCCCCACCGGCTGGCAGTGGGGTCCCACGATGACCCAGGTCTCCGCCGACCTGACCGACCGGGTCGGCAAGGCCGGAGCCGGCAACGGCAAGCTCGCCGACGCGCTGACCGGCGTCCAGGGCACCACGATCAAGGCCATCCAGGACAAGGGCCTGAAGGCCGCCGCGGGCTGA
- a CDS encoding carbohydrate ABC transporter permease — MFLAPFGVLFAAMYAVPVGYAIVESLHKMQRSGLGLTPPKRVYAGFENYTKALHDDALWHGVGRVLLFGAIQVPVMLGLALVLALLLDAKSARLKGFFRTAYFLPYAIPGVVATILWAFLYMPRSSPVVSMLDAVGLPSDFLGEDAVLWSIANVVTWTWTGYNMLVIYSALQAIPQELYEAAELDGCGPWRTAWRIKVPLVAPAIALTTVFSVIGTLQLYTEPRVLRPLTSSLDADYTPIMSAYHKAVENNDYGQGAAVSVLLALGTCVLSFAVLKISARLTNGRSSL; from the coding sequence ATGTTCCTCGCCCCGTTCGGCGTGCTGTTCGCCGCGATGTACGCCGTCCCCGTCGGCTACGCGATCGTGGAGAGCCTGCACAAGATGCAGCGCTCCGGCCTGGGACTGACCCCGCCCAAGCGGGTGTACGCGGGGTTCGAGAACTACACCAAGGCGCTGCACGACGACGCGCTGTGGCACGGCGTGGGCCGGGTGCTGCTGTTCGGCGCGATCCAGGTGCCGGTGATGCTCGGTCTCGCCCTGGTGCTCGCGCTGCTCCTCGACGCCAAGTCGGCGCGCCTGAAGGGCTTCTTCCGCACCGCCTACTTCCTGCCCTACGCCATCCCCGGCGTGGTCGCCACCATCTTGTGGGCGTTCCTGTACATGCCGCGCTCCAGCCCGGTGGTGAGCATGCTGGACGCGGTCGGCCTGCCGTCCGACTTCCTCGGCGAGGACGCGGTCCTGTGGTCCATCGCCAACGTGGTCACCTGGACCTGGACCGGCTACAACATGCTGGTCATCTACTCCGCGCTCCAGGCCATCCCGCAGGAGCTGTACGAGGCCGCCGAGTTGGACGGGTGCGGCCCGTGGCGCACCGCGTGGCGGATCAAGGTGCCGCTGGTCGCCCCGGCGATCGCGCTGACCACCGTGTTCTCCGTGATCGGCACGCTCCAGCTCTACACCGAACCGCGCGTGTTGCGCCCGCTGACCTCGTCGCTGGACGCCGACTACACGCCGATCATGTCCGCCTACCACAAGGCCGTCGAGAACAACGACTACGGCCAGGGCGCCGCCGTCTCGGTGCTGCTCGCGCTGGGCACGTGCGTGTTGTCCTTCGCCGTGCTCAAGATCTCCGCCCGGCTCACGAACGGCAGGTCCTCGCTGTGA